The Salvia splendens isolate huo1 unplaced genomic scaffold, SspV2 ctg1120, whole genome shotgun sequence genome segment TCCAGCTTCCGCTTAGCTAGAACTTTCAGTTCAGATTCAGGAATCCAAGTGTCATGGACATGAGATTTGCCAACCCACTTGACCAGAAACTCATATGAGACAGCTGAACAAGAGTCTACAAGTTTCCTTTTCAGAGCGTAGTTCTTTCTCATGTCCTTTCCAACCTCTTTTTTGCTACCATTATCATCAGCGGCATCATCAGTCTGACAATTCTTTGAAATCCCAGGATTTTGGCTGTCATTCTGATCATCATTACCTGGACATGTGTCCAACACCATATCAGTCTTCTCACCTTCTGGAACCTTCTTGGAAGTTTCTGCTGCATTGGTGCATGAGATATTGTCATCTTGACTTTTGTTTTCCGGTACAAAGGAATCAGAACCTTCAATTTCTCCGCTCACTGACTCCAATTTTTTTCCTTTACATTCTTTGGTTGCTGACCTTTTGTATACTTGTAGCTTATCTTTATTCGAACCATTTTCTGCCTTCCTCCCTTCATCAGAACAATTAGCAGCATCATGAAGATCCTCAGCTATGTTTCCTCCGTCCAAAGGCCTTTGGCAGCTGAAATTTACTTCTGATTTATTCACATCTTCTGCAACCAAAGAATCTGAAGTATTGACCACCACATTACAACCAGAATCAGTGTTATTTCCACGAACTCGACAGCCAACAACACGATCAACCtggtattataaaataataagaaaattgaAGATAAAATGTCAGTCACTGTTATAGTTGGACTAGTATAAGAATAAAACAGGCATCTAAGAAATATCAAACTCTTTTGCTACAAGACTCATGACTCTCATCCTTTAAACCTGATGTACTCCAGTAGCAGTTTCTGGTTCAATGTTGATTTTTACAGCATCTTGTGATTCAAGTGAATCGTGAGCTGCTTCTTCAGTGACGTCCTGCATTGAAAGAATCATATCATTTGATGAACCCGAAAAAGCATgcagaatatatatattaatacttGTGGGTgaattaaaaaaggaaaacatttgcATCCACAACAACAAGATGCATCATAACATTTAGAGACACATCGACTGTAGGAACAACACCGAGTTGACGGCTAGGTAAAATGCAGAGGGGAAACGACTTTTGTGAATAAACCCTTATATGCAACGAACTTAGGAAATTTCGCACAAATCATACTGTTTCCGCACGATGCTTGATTTTGATGCATTTTTAACAGAAAGATTCAGCTCAAAATGGAAGTCTGTCGCTAAGGACGCTTACTGCTAATAATCAGACTCCCAACCCAAATTTAATTGTTATCTTTTGACCTTGCTTTTTATGGTGAACTAAAACAACCATATTAGGCATAACCTCAGTTTTCTCAAATCAGATTATTTTGTCTTTTCAACAACTAATTGATATGTATCATCAGTATAATTAATTTGCAAGCATTTGACATTATTTTAATAGATATAATAAGGAGAAAACACAACATGGGATTATCCACTACCATCCTACATTTAAGGtggatttcaaattttaatatagATACTTGGGATCAGAGTATTAAGAAGAGAACTCTAAGTCCCATGGTTTTTCATTTATTCTTCAAGCCATGTACAAAAACAAGAAGGCTTTCAATATGGGTTTGTACTTATATAAAAGTACTGGTTTCAGCATGAAATATCATAAAGAATTAAGGATGCCCAATGCGTATCTACATTTTTAGTGAGAGTGAATCATGATATAAGAAAGCAAAAGACCTCATCCTTCGGAAGAACACCAGCCGTGGCTGCCCTAATATCCTGATTAGTTGAGGAAGTATCTTCACCAGCTATCTTAAATTTTCCCTTTGATTTTGAAGTGCCTGAACGTTGAACACCGACTTTGACCAGTCCTTTTTTAGAAGGTTTGGAACCACATTTTCCCTTAATCATTTTAAGCCTCTTTTCAGTATTGTAAGAATACGATTTTCGCTTTCTCTTTCTGGTTGCTGGGCTAGCAGCTTCCAGTGCAAGAACAGGTTTCCTTCGGGGTGAAATATTTTCAGGAGATGCCTCAGGATTTAAATCAGTAGATTCTACATTCATTTTGGACTTCTTTTTCTTCGACAATGATCCCTTAACGGAAGCCTTCGTGTTCACCGCTTGTACAAGTGCATG includes the following:
- the LOC121788703 gene encoding protein CHROMATIN REMODELING 4-like; this translates as MKENGSENSTMLNRNWVLKRKRRKLPSGTVKSHDSEKVFRPVRFSSTTRLKNGQEESDNLEQNSGKRKGNDGYYYECVVCELGGKLLCCDSCPRTYHLECLDPALKRIPTGKWECPTCVQQHSCVESMNNLDPVSKRARTKISIRRSKTEAESSATDKVTETFDAPTLRKKRNSDKGKSPASLRSQTTEKLDSPSNDLCHNEQLNPAQDGFVDASSSHDVNEKEQVSHALVQAVNTKASVKGSLSKKKKSKMNVESTDLNPEASPENISPRRKPVLALEAASPATRKRKRKSYSYNTEKRLKMIKGKCGSKPSKKGLVKVGVQRSGTSKSKGKFKIAGEDTSSTNQDIRAATAGVLPKDEDVTEEAAHDSLESQDAVKINIEPETATGVHQVDRVVGCRVRGNNTDSGCNVVVNTSDSLVAEDVNKSEVNFSCQRPLDGGNIAEDLHDAANCSDEGRKAENGSNKDKLQVYKRSATKECKGKKLESVSGEIEGSDSFVPENKSQDDNISCTNAAETSKKVPEGEKTDMVLDTCPGNDDQNDSQNPGISKNCQTDDAADDNGSKKEVGKDMRKNYALKRKLVDSCSAVSYEFLVKWVGKSHVHDTWIPESELKVLAKR